The proteins below come from a single Hirundo rustica isolate bHirRus1 chromosome 6, bHirRus1.pri.v3, whole genome shotgun sequence genomic window:
- the RPUSD2 gene encoding pseudouridylate synthase RPUSD2: MRHGVRRAVWLAWVRAAGSGVRPPPPRGDMAEPGPGPSRARQEEPGPAGKEEEEEAAAAPAPKKRRLAGGERYVPPPRKLNAGVSFGAEHFAETSYYFEGGLRKVRPYYFDFRTYCKGRWVGRSLLHVFGTEFRAQPLAYYRAAARAGRLRLNEEPVRDLDVVLKNNDFLRNTVHRHEPPVTAQPIRILAEDEEVVVVDKPSSLPVHPCGRFRHNTVIFILGKEHGLRELHTLHRLDRMTSGVLMFAKTAAVSKRIDEQVRQRQLEKEYVCRVVGEFPEHEVVCEEPILVVSYKVGVCRVDPKGKPCQTLFQRLSYNGSSSVVRCLPRTGRTHQIRVHLQFLGHPIVNDPIYNMEAWGPDRGKGGKIGKTDEELLKALVEEHRSKQSLEVLGIGEEDLNSSGESKDGGIPGDCAKSDPVNGSSCPAEDEKDPERNDAAACPLNSDINLEMLDKDKELSLCGNQDGRTGEKGWEEKDPLCVECRTSRRDPSPKELVMFLHALRYKGADFEYCSSMPEWAMEDWEERPG; this comes from the exons ATGCGTCACGGCGTGCGGCGCGCGGTGTGGCTGGCGTGGGTGCgcgcggcggggagcggggtcCGACCGCCGCCGCCCCGTGGGGACATGGCCGAGCCGGGACCCGGCCCCAGCCGAGCCCGGCAGGAGGAACCGGGCCCCGCcggcaaggaggaggaggaggaggcggcggcggcgccggcccCCAAGAAGCGGCGGCTGGCGGGCGGCGAGCGGTACGTGCCGCCGCCGCGGAAGCTGAACGCCGGCGTGAGCTTCGGCGCCGAGCACTTCGCCGAGACCTCGTACTACTTCGAGGGCGGCCTGCGCAAGGTGCGCCCCTACTACTTCGACTTCCGCACCTACTGCAAGGGGCGCTGGGTGGGCCGCAGCCTCCTGCACGTCTTCGGCACCGAGTTCCGAGCGCAGCCCCTCGCCTATtaccgcgccgccgcccgcgccggCCGCCTGCGCCTCAACGAGGAGCCCGTGCGCGACCTGGACGTCGTGCTCAAG AACAACGACTTCCTCAGGAACACGGTGCATCGGCACGAGCCGCCGGTCACCGCCCAGCCCATCCGCATCCTGGCGGAGGAtgaggaggtggtggtggtggacaAGCCCTCGTCCCTGCCCGTCCACCCCTGCGGCCGATTCCGGCACAACACGGTCATCTTCATCCTGGGCAAGGAGCACGGCCTGCGGGAGCTGCACACCCTGCACCGCCTGGACCGCATGACCTCGGGCGTGCTCATGTTCGCCAAGACCGCGGCCGTGTCCAAGCGCATCGACGAGCAGGTCCGGCAGAGGCAG ctggagaaggaataCGTCTGCCGGGTGGTGGGGGAGTTCCCAGAGCACGAGGTGGTCTGCGAGGAGCCCATCCTGGTGGTTTCCTACAAGGTGGGCGTGTGCCGCGTGGATCCCAAGGGGAAGCCCTGCCAAACCCTCTTCCAGAGGCTCAGCTACAacggcagcagcagcgtggTGAGGTGCCTGCCCCGCACGGGCCGCACGCACCAGATCCGCGTCCACCTGCAGTTCCTGGGGCACCCCATCGTCAACGATCCCATCTACAACATGGAGGCCTGGGGCCCGGACAGGGGCAAGGGCGGGAAGATCGGGAAGACGGATGAGGAGCTCCTGAAGGCTCTGGTAGAGGAGCATCGTTCCAAACAGAGCCTGGAGGTCTTGGGTATTGGGGAGGAGGACTTGAACTCCAGCGGTGAAAGTAAAGACGGTGGGATTCCAGGTGACTGCGCAAAGTCTGATCCTGTGAATGGGAGTTCCTGCCCTGCCGAGGACGAGAAGGATCCCGAGAGGAATGACGCAGCAGCTTGTCCACTGAACTCTGATATCAACCTGGAAATGCTTGATAAAGACAAAGAGCTCAGTTTGTGTGGGAATCAGGATGGGCGAACGGGGGAGAAGGGTTGGGAGGAGAAGGACCCTCTGTGTGTGGAGTGCAGGACGAGCAGGCGGGACCCGTCTCCCAAGGAGCTGGTGATGTTCCTGCACGCCCTGCGCTACAAGGGCGCCGACTTTGAGTACTGCTCCAGCATGCCCGAGTGGGCCATGGAGGACTGGGAGGAGCGACCGGGATAA